In a genomic window of Feifania hominis:
- a CDS encoding alpha/beta hydrolase yields the protein MAFLQIKTFSKALRKKTDIQIILPTPLAGEAKGGVLATNFERNKYSGNGLDYYADGLKCPVLYLLHGTYGDDGDWMRFSRIESYAQNYNLCVVMADAENSSYRNMPRGGPRYYDYFTDELPTMIKWMFPVSDRREDTFIAGLSMGGMGAFKLGMSKPEMYGCVASLSGGFLQAQENVDNGDCVWAPAFAPDEQTEGTIDDNCWLASQLVEKKIDYPKFYMSCGTEDYIYPKNTELKEHLDRIGFRYDYHEQPGVHNWDFWDGEILRVLEWLPLQHR from the coding sequence ATGGCGTTTCTGCAGATCAAGACGTTCTCCAAAGCGCTACGTAAAAAGACCGACATTCAAATCATCCTGCCCACACCCCTCGCAGGCGAAGCCAAGGGCGGGGTTCTTGCGACCAACTTTGAGCGAAACAAATACAGCGGAAACGGTCTCGACTACTACGCCGACGGGCTCAAGTGCCCGGTGCTCTATCTGCTGCACGGAACCTACGGCGACGATGGGGACTGGATGCGCTTCTCGCGCATCGAGAGTTACGCGCAGAATTACAACCTCTGCGTGGTCATGGCGGACGCCGAAAACAGCAGCTACCGCAACATGCCGCGCGGCGGCCCGCGGTACTACGACTACTTCACCGACGAGCTGCCGACGATGATCAAGTGGATGTTTCCCGTCTCCGACCGGCGGGAGGACACCTTTATCGCCGGTCTCTCGATGGGCGGTATGGGGGCCTTTAAGCTCGGCATGAGCAAGCCTGAGATGTACGGCTGTGTCGCAAGTCTCTCGGGCGGCTTTCTGCAGGCGCAGGAGAACGTCGACAACGGCGACTGTGTCTGGGCGCCGGCCTTTGCGCCGGATGAGCAGACCGAGGGCACCATCGACGACAACTGCTGGCTCGCGTCGCAGCTCGTCGAAAAGAAGATCGACTACCCGAAATTTTACATGTCCTGCGGCACGGAGGATTACATCTACCCGAAGAATACAGAGCTCAAGGAGCACCTCGACCGCATCGGATTCCGCTATGACTACCACGAGCAGCCGGGCGTTCACAACTGGGATTTCTGGGACGGGGAGATTCTGCGTGTGCTCGAGTGGTTGCCCTTGCAGCACCGCTAA
- a CDS encoding ABC transporter ATP-binding protein, with product MLKIRNLHAYYGAIEALKGVDLEVPDGKMCCIIGANGAGKTTLLKSISGMVRHSGEILWNDQDITKAGPGKVNKAGIIHVPEGRLTFPGLTVYQNLEVGTISWHGFISNKKYDKEIEEVFTLFPKLRERRDQMAWSLSGGEQQMLAIGRGLMGRPKLLMLDEPSMGLAPLIVEELFKKIVEINKLGISVLLIEQNARLALKVSDYAYILEQGQIKFHGESQALSNDPRLISAYLGSFKKEERHGVSADQDVLQSAT from the coding sequence ATGCTTAAAATCAGGAATCTGCACGCCTATTACGGCGCAATAGAGGCGCTCAAGGGCGTCGACCTCGAGGTGCCGGACGGCAAGATGTGCTGCATCATCGGCGCAAACGGCGCGGGCAAGACCACGCTGCTCAAGTCCATCAGCGGGATGGTGCGCCACAGCGGCGAAATCCTCTGGAACGACCAGGACATCACAAAAGCCGGCCCCGGCAAGGTCAACAAGGCAGGCATCATCCATGTGCCGGAGGGGCGCCTCACATTCCCGGGGCTGACAGTCTACCAGAATCTTGAGGTGGGAACCATCAGCTGGCACGGCTTTATCAGCAACAAGAAGTACGACAAAGAAATTGAGGAGGTCTTCACCCTCTTTCCGAAGCTGCGCGAGCGCCGCGACCAGATGGCGTGGAGTCTCTCAGGCGGCGAGCAGCAGATGCTCGCCATCGGCCGGGGCCTGATGGGCCGGCCGAAGCTGCTGATGCTCGACGAGCCCTCAATGGGCTTGGCGCCGCTGATTGTGGAGGAGCTCTTCAAGAAGATCGTGGAGATCAACAAGCTCGGCATCTCGGTTCTGCTCATTGAGCAGAACGCGCGCCTCGCGCTCAAGGTGTCCGACTACGCCTACATCTTAGAGCAGGGGCAGATCAAATTCCACGGGGAGTCGCAGGCGCTGAGCAACGATCCCCGCCTGATCAGCGCCTATCTCGGCAGCTTTAAAAAGGAGGAGCGGCATGGCGTTTCTGCAGATCAAGACGTTCTCCAAAGCGCTACGTAA
- a CDS encoding ABC transporter ATP-binding protein has product MPCCLKVEDLSIAFGGLKAAQDISFEVNAGEILGLIGPNGAGKTTTLNLISGLYRADKGSVFLAGEDVTALRGFERSRKGLGRTFQTPRFLKRSTVADNMKLGKDLADQKGFVRSFFGRQSSDFDREIGELLEIAGFSVDWDSDMDSLPYGQQKRLEIVRALLSHPKVLLVDEPAAGLNAKELEKSVELLKYAARKGVGIVLIEHQMDMIMNVCHRIVVLNFGSIIATGTPEEISSNDAVIEAYLGRN; this is encoded by the coding sequence ATGCCATGCTGTCTTAAAGTAGAGGATCTCTCCATCGCATTCGGCGGCCTGAAAGCGGCGCAGGACATCTCCTTTGAGGTGAACGCCGGTGAGATTTTAGGCCTCATCGGCCCGAACGGCGCGGGTAAGACCACGACGCTCAACCTCATCAGCGGTCTGTACAGAGCCGATAAGGGAAGCGTCTTTCTCGCGGGTGAAGACGTCACGGCGCTGCGCGGCTTTGAGCGCTCGCGCAAGGGACTCGGGCGAACTTTCCAGACCCCGCGCTTTCTCAAGCGCTCCACCGTTGCCGACAACATGAAGCTCGGAAAGGACCTTGCGGACCAGAAGGGCTTTGTGCGCTCATTCTTCGGCAGACAGAGCTCCGACTTCGACAGGGAGATCGGCGAGCTGCTCGAAATCGCGGGCTTTTCCGTCGATTGGGACAGCGACATGGACTCGCTGCCCTACGGCCAGCAGAAGCGCCTTGAAATCGTGCGGGCTCTGCTGTCCCACCCGAAAGTGCTGCTCGTCGACGAGCCGGCGGCCGGTCTCAATGCAAAGGAACTTGAAAAGTCAGTAGAGCTGCTCAAGTACGCGGCGCGAAAGGGCGTCGGCATCGTGCTCATCGAGCACCAGATGGATATGATCATGAACGTGTGTCACCGGATCGTCGTGCTCAATTTCGGGAGCATCATCGCCACGGGAACACCGGAGGAGATCTCCTCAAACGACGCGGTCATCGAGGCCTATCTGGGGAGGAATTGA